In Fusobacterium canifelinum, a genomic segment contains:
- a CDS encoding toxin-antitoxin system YwqK family antitoxin: MKKILFLLLALCSFVVYAAGELNMDEVNKYVSEKLNKDKEITITYKLNKANNTLEGYSEEGKLIGVNSLKDEPGIAQMAGMKTKISEKNGKLNPVSEIYLANGQLVVRNTYKFNRDTNIFATDAVIAYVNGEIPYSPDLKAFLDGIDRIQVETFENNKLALYTTYEINHKTQQITVKNGLSAKVTITKAVLSINGLNGAMETYYENGKINQKVSIKNGLFNGKVEKFSDKSGKIVGTGIMKDGLPDGEFIEYDEAGKVISKVKYKDGKEIK; the protein is encoded by the coding sequence ATGAAAAAAATTTTATTTTTACTTTTAGCTTTATGTAGTTTTGTTGTATATGCAGCAGGAGAGCTAAATATGGATGAAGTAAACAAATATGTTAGTGAAAAGTTAAATAAGGATAAGGAAATAACAATTACTTATAAGTTAAATAAGGCTAACAATACATTAGAAGGTTACAGTGAAGAAGGAAAACTTATAGGAGTTAACTCTTTAAAAGATGAACCAGGTATTGCACAAATGGCAGGAATGAAAACTAAAATTTCTGAAAAGAATGGAAAATTAAATCCAGTTTCTGAAATTTATCTTGCTAATGGACAATTAGTTGTTAGAAATACATATAAATTTAATAGAGATACAAATATATTTGCAACAGATGCTGTTATAGCTTATGTTAATGGAGAAATTCCTTATAGTCCTGATTTAAAAGCTTTTTTAGACGGTATTGATAGAATACAAGTGGAAACTTTTGAAAATAATAAATTAGCATTATATACTACTTATGAAATAAATCACAAAACTCAACAAATAACTGTAAAAAATGGTCTAAGTGCAAAAGTAACTATAACAAAAGCTGTTTTATCAATTAATGGTCTAAATGGTGCTATGGAAACTTACTATGAAAATGGAAAAATTAATCAAAAAGTAAGTATAAAAAATGGATTATTTAATGGTAAAGTAGAAAAATTCTCTGATAAGAGTGGAAAAATTGTTGGAACAGGAATAATGAAAGATGGCTTACCAGATGGAGAGTTTATTGAATATGATGAAGCTGGAAAAGTGATATCAAAAGTAAAATATAAAGATGGTAAAGAAATAAAATAA